In Candidatus Sodalis pierantonius str. SOPE, one DNA window encodes the following:
- the flhC gene encoding flagellar transcriptional regulator FlhC, whose translation MYRKSIMQESRDIQLAMELIALGARLPILENETCLSRSRLLRLYKEVKGTPAPKGLLPFSADWFLSWEQNIHSSAFYNAYLCLIRIGNIPTIEAMIKAYRLYLELCPQRQDGGPVLGLTRAWILLRFIDSQLLGQTRCKQCGGAFITYAFHPPHNFVCSFCHPPSRAVKKRKLSHAAADNRIYNLRQRNMCNVKPC comes from the coding sequence GTGTATAGGAAAAGTATCATGCAGGAATCCAGGGATATACAGCTGGCCATGGAGCTGATTGCGCTCGGCGCTCGGCTACCTATTCTGGAAAATGAAACCTGCCTGAGCCGCAGTCGATTGCTGAGATTGTATAAGGAAGTCAAAGGGACGCCGGCGCCTAAGGGGCTGTTGCCATTCTCCGCTGACTGGTTTCTCTCCTGGGAGCAGAATATCCACTCTTCCGCGTTTTACAACGCTTATCTCTGCCTGATTCGTATAGGAAATATCCCGACCATCGAGGCAATGATAAAAGCGTATCGGCTGTATCTCGAACTCTGCCCGCAGCGCCAGGATGGCGGGCCGGTACTGGGTTTGACCCGCGCCTGGATATTGCTACGCTTTATCGACAGCCAATTACTGGGGCAAACGCGCTGTAAACAATGTGGGGGAGCATTCATTACCTACGCCTTCCATCCGCCCCATAACTTTGTTTGCAGTTTTTGCCACCCACCCTCAAGGGCGGTTAAAAAGCGTAAACTTTCACATGCCGCCGCCGATAATCGCATATATAACTTAAGACAACGGAATATGTGCAACGTAAAGCCATGCTAG
- the flhD gene encoding flagellar transcriptional regulator FlhD produces MSSDNLLRNIHEINLSYLLLAQELIKKDKKVAGFRLGVGEDTLDKLAGLSLSELIKLGEINQLICLLRLDDEQIINCLTRESRVDELQQVHTGIVLSTQLLKFSDSRSYPFA; encoded by the coding sequence ATGAGTAGTGATAACCTTCTCAGGAATATACATGAAATAAATCTATCCTATCTCTTACTCGCCCAAGAGCTTATCAAAAAAGATAAGAAGGTAGCGGGATTCCGTCTTGGGGTGGGCGAAGACACTCTGGATAAACTGGCGGGACTTTCTCTGTCTGAATTGATAAAGCTTGGCGAAATCAACCAGCTTATTTGTCTGCTGCGCCTGGATGACGAGCAGATCATCAATTGCCTGACGCGCGAATCCCGTGTTGATGAGTTACAGCAGGTCCATACAGGGATTGTGCTGTCCACGCAGTTGCTTAAATTCAGCGACTCCCGATCCTACCCGTTTGCTTAA
- a CDS encoding IS5 family transposase — translation MAKQKFKITNWPAYNNALRQRGDLTVWLDESAIAAWTESTPPEHRGRPLHYTDMAITTVLMIKRVFNLSLRALQGFVDSIFKLMGLSLRCPDYSLVSRRAKTVDISIKTPTRGEISHLVIDGTGLKVFGEGEWKVRQHRAERRRVWRKLHLAVDSVTHEIICADLSLSGTTDAQALPGLINQTHRKIREASADSAYDTRYCHDALLRKKIKPLIPPRSGAQYWPARYHERNHAVANQHLSGNNDTWKKKVGYHRRSLAETAMFRFKTLLGGHLSLHDYDAQVGETMAMVKALNRITLLGMPNSVRIM, via the coding sequence ATGGCAAAGCAAAAGTTTAAAATTACCAACTGGCCCGCATATAACAATGCGCTCAGGCAGCGGGGGGACCTGACAGTATGGCTTGATGAGTCAGCCATTGCTGCATGGACTGAGAGTACACCACCTGAACATCGTGGCCGGCCGCTTCACTACACCGATATGGCCATTACCACGGTTCTGATGATAAAGCGCGTGTTTAACCTTTCGCTCCGGGCGTTACAGGGTTTCGTTGACTCGATTTTTAAACTGATGGGGCTGTCGCTGCGCTGCCCAGATTACTCTCTGGTCAGCCGGCGAGCAAAAACCGTCGACATCAGCATAAAAACGCCAACCCGCGGCGAAATCTCACACCTGGTCATCGATGGCACCGGCCTGAAAGTCTTCGGCGAAGGCGAATGGAAAGTCAGGCAGCATAGGGCTGAGAGGCGCAGAGTATGGCGCAAGCTTCATCTGGCAGTAGATAGCGTGACACATGAAATTATCTGTGCCGATTTATCGCTAAGCGGTACGACAGATGCGCAGGCGCTGCCCGGGCTGATTAACCAAACCCACCGGAAAATCAGGGAAGCGTCGGCTGACAGTGCTTACGATACGCGTTACTGCCATGATGCTCTGCTGAGGAAAAAAATAAAGCCGCTTATCCCACCGCGAAGTGGTGCGCAATATTGGCCAGCTCGATACCATGAGCGTAACCATGCGGTGGCAAATCAGCATCTGAGCGGCAATAACGATACCTGGAAAAAGAAAGTAGGTTATCACCGGCGTTCACTGGCTGAAACGGCCATGTTCCGGTTTAAAACACTTCTGGGTGGTCATCTGAGTCTGCATGACTATGACGCGCAGGTAGGTGAGACAATGGCAATGGTTAAAGCACTTAACCGGATCACACTGTTAGGAATGCCAAACAGCGTCCGCATCATGTAA
- a CDS encoding IS5 family transposase, with translation MAKQKFKITNWPAYNNVLRQRGDLTVWLDESAIAAWTESTPLEHRGRPLHYTDMAITTVLMIKRVFNLSLRALQGFVDAIFKLMGLSLRCPDYSLVNRRAKTVDISIKTPTRGEISHLVIDGTGLKIFGEGEWKVRQHGAERRRVWSKLHLAVDNATHEIICADLSLSGTTDAQALPGLINQTHRKIREASAGSAYDTRYCHDTLLRKKIKPLIPPRSGAQYWPARYHERNHAVANQHLSGNNDTWKKKVGYHRRSLAETAMFRFKTLLGGHLSLHDYDAQVGEAMAMVKALNRITLLGMPNSVRIM, from the coding sequence ATGGCAAAGCAAAAGTTTAAAATCACCAACTGGCCCGCATACAACAATGTGCTCAGGCAGCGGGGGGACCTGACAGTATGGCTTGATGAGTCAGCCATTGCTGCATGGACTGAGAGTACACCACTTGAACATCGTGGCCGGCCGCTTCACTACACCGATATGGCCATTACCACGGTTCTGATGATAAAGCGAGTGTTTAACCTTTCGCTCCGGGCGTTACAGGGTTTCGTTGACGCGATTTTTAAACTGATGGGGCTGTCGCTGCGCTGCCCAGATTACTCTCTGGTCAACCGGCGAGCAAAAACCGTCGACATCAGCATAAAAACGCCAACTCGCGGCGAAATCTCACACCTGGTCATCGATGGCACCGGCCTGAAAATCTTCGGCGAAGGCGAATGGAAAGTCAGGCAGCATGGGGCTGAGAGGCGCAGAGTATGGAGCAAGCTTCATCTGGCAGTAGATAACGCGACACATGAAATTATCTGTGCCGATTTATCGCTAAGCGGTACGACAGATGCGCAGGCGCTGCCCGGGCTGATTAACCAAACCCACCGGAAAATCAGGGAAGCGTCGGCTGGCAGTGCTTACGATACGCGTTACTGTCATGATACTCTGCTGAGGAAAAAAATAAAGCCGCTTATCCCACCGCGAAGTGGTGCGCAATATTGGCCAGCTCGATACCATGAGCGTAACCATGCGGTGGCAAATCAGCATCTGAGCGGCAATAATGATACCTGGAAAAAGAAAGTAGGTTATCACCGGCGTTCACTGGCTGAAACGGCCATGTTCCGGTTTAAAACACTTCTGGGTGGTCATCTGAGTCTGCATGACTATGACGCGCAGGTAGGTGAGGCTATGGCAATGGTCAAAGCGCTTAACCGGATCACGCTGTTAGGAATGCCAAACAGCGTCCGCATCATGTAA
- a CDS encoding RNA polymerase sigma factor FliA, whose amino-acid sequence MWQQYAPIIRHEALRLQVRLPASVELEDLIQAGMIGLLAAIDSFDATQGASFTTYARSRIRWGMLDELRERDWVPRSVRRNAREIAAAIQRLEQRLGASASEQQIADELGVPLSAYQTMLHETNCSQLFSLDELMAQEAQGTGPALPAGAEQDPFQRLLAGGLRKRVKDEISRLPEREQLLLNLYYQQELNLKEIGEVLGVGESRVSQLHSLAIKRLRARLQESV is encoded by the coding sequence ATGTGGCAGCAGTATGCGCCCATCATCCGTCATGAGGCGCTGCGATTACAGGTTCGTCTGCCGGCAAGCGTAGAACTTGAGGATCTTATCCAGGCGGGGATGATCGGTTTATTGGCGGCTATCGACAGCTTCGATGCCACGCAGGGCGCCAGCTTCACCACCTACGCCCGATCGCGTATCCGCTGGGGCATGCTGGACGAACTGCGGGAGCGGGATTGGGTGCCGCGCAGCGTGCGGCGCAATGCGCGCGAGATCGCGGCGGCCATCCAGCGGCTGGAGCAGCGGCTGGGCGCCAGCGCCAGCGAACAGCAAATCGCCGACGAACTTGGCGTGCCGCTGTCGGCCTACCAGACCATGCTGCATGAAACCAACTGTAGCCAGCTGTTCTCGCTGGATGAGTTAATGGCGCAGGAAGCGCAGGGCACCGGTCCGGCGCTTCCCGCCGGCGCGGAACAAGATCCTTTCCAGCGGCTACTGGCCGGCGGGCTGCGCAAGCGGGTGAAGGATGAAATAAGCCGGCTGCCTGAACGTGAACAGCTGTTGCTTAACCTTTATTACCAGCAAGAGCTGAATCTTAAGGAAATCGGCGAGGTCCTTGGGGTTGGCGAATCAAGAGTGAGCCAGTTGCATAGTCTGGCGATAAAACGGCTGCGCGCGCGGTTACAGGAAAGCGTCTGA